A window from Theobroma cacao cultivar B97-61/B2 chromosome 3, Criollo_cocoa_genome_V2, whole genome shotgun sequence encodes these proteins:
- the LOC18605559 gene encoding uncharacterized protein LOC18605559 isoform X1 → MRTRFLNTDYFTSSHSPTETLSFLNLPLPQLPPWHLSTFKDELLRFDSFLNVPLETDRLPIDAALSKFLSDTIPQFIDVDFRDLEDTRSPIGNVEARFSEKDNVTSADDKDVQRFDVILFETPELDTFLDNARFSEKEIETFSGIPEIDNNQDETEPIVQYSNKIQESVYSVEYVTSKYNMEKNDYMLEEDSSFEDLLLLQHNTFPFLEVDEVSLGIISHSLDDVLPSVFESIDTQLWTQENNVLIASKELLGSIGYDIFKFLSDHCLLKQFPEPELAFPEMFLDMNLICVVETPQVDENFEFYMAKHDADCFLPMSLVIFEEFQIFDVDSSQNFEVFLNREMTREPEACDYMFREDMNLKSFNELVVSHELVLVDETFKSLPIPVLSDYRRMRSTCTVVEELLSELKLLPLSASDGIYLDWYILEEDKCNSKVYSLFQNMVEEIDSYNIDFDQETFEDGKLVSEFIFSDDALSESATEQYEEALNVSYDSTAMLNGHLMAVVSGNLEDNGCPKPGNSEQLAEKDAKRASLLFESMSQFNDLDFFLNPQKGSAGESAGPTAVAFDSNAMLPNVSSGPSVQACASTGVKLKQWDIMVYNIKLSDDIVALIEKFEKSYLAILQNETELISFLPADNFELLSLPKQKLMECIKKKMVRRTTSHKDEDIMAFVTLCAIKQMAWYMCFYGIHAARLYVDKLCQSLGCLKSRLSFLHSLIEDTCGKVDTEITRSHPSLCVIQGILQSNISPSSSKVLILAEQVFWWSLKSLLMSIGLSWNELSSFCTSANASDVYKMDSQLISDCWLVSQEHVSASFPFNKFNLIVEYGGSCGSSRVSSFSTELVGLNHLHFVKIELDGSSASKALCQGVNVPQTTKKLMEGEFHSILALDDNVNYQKLEDLLNFVPIEAKYNKKSVEGVDKIEAHFMPLPVAVENKQTQQRKMDIVIIVNTQNFDKEMIVSRRSTYQKILAMEKEGAQVVERDLNLPVDVIISSAICLVWYDCRNIGGKAATLDAASSCLPLWIENIATNILTLLSFTFSGCFLVFEGEVPFLSTVMESSAGLYAAAASLGIDFQLFCSYSSELTDEIILNCIDYAAKMTRGLYPRMPDSETLAESFLTKFPSINPLTAHAILSSGGVLIEFLEWSHERRIHAVQNYCVPDESVALFSALCKYGEREDSKSIMTDCSSSVSSGPDSDKCDLNVGSEGKQGRKHINSPDKTSISMDELLHVEPLNQCTDDFLNPSGLSKPYNSWMSKGSKDFQDYKKHSSSLNYIFDQKQQFGLPAYLSLEVPKQYDSHIFEGPQILNEAKKPKLSVPLKDNIWGHRQGENMAMLNSLDGQNINKFENRHEDPLDEVIDLIDSPMSGEDFSSFDNSIPFSMVPKIENDSTRKSKIARKLSFRKGSRTVFPYVSEISTDSDILSSVKYPRDSFQGTNDNPGAGYNDKLPFSNQENLIWDVLAQGSAACKHSLLKNDVSNHRATPLSKAILSAHPPPGSPWTIEFLNRIREKSRLHHQNLPSDTSASPFEISRNVAKVPKRRSPSMLEFFKYQGSSTPRKILEKRKQKRYLQSSNSSKNEKASSSLSQTRTPIDKRARQTLSFAMNESGSQTKLVWSDGGAHGLSKKLRNQ, encoded by the exons ATGCGAACTCGATTTCTCAATACCGACTACTTCACCTCATCTCATTCTCCAACCGAAACCCTAAGCTTCCTTAATCTACCGCTCCCTCAGTTGCCTCCTTGGCATCTTTCTACCTTCAAAGACGAGCTTCTCCGCTTTGATTCGTTTCTCAACGTACCTCTCGAGACCGACAGATTGCCGATCGATGCCGCTCTCTCAAAGTTTTTGTCCGACACAATTCCTCAGTTCATCGACGTCGATTTCAGAGATTTGGAGGATACTCGGTCTCCAATTGGAAATGTCGAAGCCAGGTTCTCCGAG AAGGATAATGTAACCAGTGCTGATGATAAGGATGTGCAAAGGTTTGATGTGATCCTGTTTGAAACACCAGAGCTGGATACTTTCTTG GATAATGCTCGCTTTTCTGAGAAAGAGATTGAGACATTCTCTGGAATTCCAGAGATTGATAATAATCAG GATGAGACAGAACCTATAGTGCAGTATTCTAACAAGATTCAAGAATCAGTTTATTCAGTTGAATATGTTACTTCAAAGTACAACATGGAGAaaaatgattatatgcttgaAGAGGATAGTTCTTTTGAGGATCTGTTGCTTTTACAGCATAACACCTTTCCTTTTTTGGAGGTGGATGAAGTAAGTCTGGGCATCATAAGTCATTCTCTGGATGATGTACTTCCTTCTGTTTTTGAATCTATTGATACCCAGCTCTGGACTCAAGAAAATAATGTACTCATTGCCAGCAAGGAGCTCTTGGGCTCTATTGGGTATGATATCTTCAAGTTTCTTTCTGATCACTGtttattaaaacaatttcCTGAACCTGAGCTGGCATTCCCAGAGATGTTCCTGGACATGAACCTTATATGCGTGGTGGAAACTCCTCAAGTTGATgagaattttgaattttatatggCTAAACATGATGCTGATTGTTTTTTGCCCATGAGCCTGGTCATTTTTGAGGAATTCCAGATTTTTGATGTGGACTCATCTCAAAATTTTGAGGTGTTTCTGAACCGAGAAATGACCCGTGAACCTGAAGCATGTGACTATATGTTCAGGGAAGACATGAATTTAAAGAGTTTCAATGAATTGGTTGTTAGTCATGAACTTGTGCTGGTAGATGAAACATTCAAATCTTTGCCTATACCTGTTCTCTCTGATTACAGAAGGATGAGGTCAACATGTACGGTTGTTGAGGAATTACTGTCTGAGTTGAAGTTACTGCCCCTATCTGCATCTGATGGGATCTACTTGGACTGGTATATTTTGGAAGAAGATAAATGCAACAGTAAAGTTTATTCTTTGTTTCAGAATATGGTAGAGGAGATAGACTCATACAACATTGATTTTGATCAGGAAACTTTTGAGGATGGGAAGTTAGTATCTGAATTCATTTTCTCAGATGATGCTTTAAGTGAATCGGCTACTGAACAATATGAGGAAGCACTGAATGTCAGTTATGATAGCACTGCTATGCTTAATGGTCATCTTATGGCAGTTGTGTCAGGTAATTTAGAAGACAACGGATGCCCAAAACCAGGTAACTCAGAACAATTAGCAGAAAAAGATGCCAAGAGGGCTTCATTGCTATTTGAGTCTATGTCACAATTCAATGATCttgattttttcttgaatCCCCAAAAAGGTAGTGCAGGAGAAAGTGCTGGACCTACAGCTGTGGCATTCGATTCAAATGCTATGTTACCCAATGTTTCATCTGGTCCTTCAGTTCAAGCATGTGCATCCACTGGTGTAAAATTGAAGCAGTGGGATATCATGGTTTACAATATAAAATTGTCAGATGATATCGTGGCTCTaattgaaaagtttgaaaagaGCTATCTGGCTATCCTGCAGAATGAGACAGagttaatctcatttttaccTGCAGATAATTTTGAATTGCTTAGCCTTCCAAAGCAAAAGTTAATGGAGtgtattaagaaaaaaatggtgCGAAGAACGACTTCTCATAAAGATGAAGACATTATGGCATTTGTGACATTGTGTGCAATTAAGCAAATGGCTTGGTACATGTGTTTCTATGGCATCCATGCAGCTCGCTTATATGTGGACAAGCTATGTCAAAGCCTTGGCTGCCTGAAGTCAAGACTAAGTTTCCTCCATTCCTTGATTGAGGATACATGTGGCAAGGTTGACACGGAAATAACCAGATCACACCCCTCACTCTGTGTTATACAAGGAATTTTACAGTCAAACATCAGTCCAAGTAGTTCAAAAGTGTTGATTTTGGCAGAGCAAGTCTTCTGGTGGTCCTTGAAGAGTTTGTTGATGTCAATTGGGCTATCATGGAATGAGTTATCAAGTTTCTGCACAAGTGCAAATGCATCAGATGTCTATAAGATGGATTCTCAGCTGATTTCAGATTGTTGGTTGGTGTCTCAGGA GCATGTTTCTGCATCTTTTCCATTCAACAAGTTCAACCTTATTGTGGAATATGGAGGCTCGTGTGGTTCATCTAGAGTGTCTTCCTTTTCCACTGAGTTGGTTGGCTTGAATCATCTTCACTTTGTGAAGATTGAACTGGATGGCTCTAGTGCATCTAAAGCACTCTGTCAAGGTGTTAATGTGCCCCAGACTACAAAGAAGTTGATG GAAGGAGAGTTTCATTCAATCCTGGCCCTGGATGATAATGTGAATTACCAGAAGTTGGAGGACCTACTGAACTTTGTACCGATTGAAGCCAAGTATAATAAGAAATCTGTCGAGGGTGTGGATAAAATAGAAGCTCACTTTATGCCTCTGCCAGTTGCCGTGGAAAACAAGCAAACTCAGCAGAGAAAAATGGACATAGTAATTATTGTGAACACGCAAAATTTTGACAAGGAAATGATTGTATCCAGAAGAAGTACATATCAAAAGATTCTTGCAATGGAGAAAGAAGGAGCTCAAGTGGTGGAACGTGATTTAAATCTGCCTGTGGATGTCATAATTAGTTCTGCAATTTGCTTAGTGTGGTATGATTGCAGAAACATTGGAGGAAAAGCTGCCACTTTAGATGCAGCATCTTCATGCTTACCATTGTGGATTGAGAATATTGCAACTAATATTTTGACATTGCTGAGTTTTACTTTCAGTGGCTGTTTCCTG GTTTTTGAGGGAGAAGTTCCCTTCCTTTCTACTGTAATGGAATCCTCAGCTGGACTCTATGCAGCAGCAGCAAGTTTGGGAATTGACTTCCAGCTCTTTTGTTCTTATTCATCTGAGTTAACTGATGAAATTATATTAAACTGCATTGACTACGCTGCTAAGATGACCAGGGGCTTATATCCTAGGATGCCTGATTCAGAAACTCTTGCAGAATCATTCCTCACAAAATTTCCTTCAATTAATCCTTTGACAGCTCATGCAATACTCTCTTCAGGAGGAGTGCTCATTGAGTTCCTTGAGTGGTCACATGAACGCAGGATCCATGCAGTCCAAAACTACTGTGTACCAGATGAGAGTGTTGCTCTGTTCAGTGCTTTGTGCAAGTATGGTGAGCGGGAGGACTCAAAATCCATAATGACAGACTGCTCTTCTTCGGTATCTTCTGGTCCTGACTCTGACAAGTGTGATCTTAATGTTGGTTCTGAAGgaaaacaaggaagaaaacacATAAATAGCCCTGATAAAACCAGCATAAGTATGGATGAGTTGCTGCATGTTGAGCCTTTGAACCAATGCACAGATGACTTCCTGAATCCTTCTGGACTGTCAAAGCCATATAATTCTTGGATGTCTAAAGGTTCCAAGGATTTTCAGGATTACAAAAAACACAGTTCATCTTTGAACTATATATTTGATCAAAAGCAGCAATTTGGTTTACCGGCATATTTGAGCCTTGAAGTGCCGAAGCAATATGATTCTCACATCTTTGAAGGTCCTCAGATATTAAATGAAGCAAAAAAGCCCAAACTGAGTGTACCTTTGAAAGATAATATTTGGGGTCACAGGCAGGGAGAAAATATGGCTATGCTGAACAGTTTGGACGGGCAGAACATCAATAAGTTTGAAAATCGGCATGAGGACCCTCTAGATGAAGTTATTGACCTCATTGACAGTCCAATGTCAGGTGAGGATTTCTCTTCCTTTGATAATTCTATTCCCTTCTCTATGGTGCCGAAGATTGAAAATGACTCTACAAGAAAGTCTAAAATTGCTAGAAAATTGTCTTTCAGAAAAGGCAGTCGCACTGTTTTCCCATATGTTTCTGAGATCAGCACTGATTCAGATATATTGAGTTCTGTAAAATATCCTAGAGATAGTTTCCAAGGAACTAATGATAATCCAGGTGCAGGTTATAATGATAAGCTGCCTTTCAGTAACCAAGAAAACCTCATTTGGGATGTTTTAGCTCAGGGCTCTGCAGCTTGCAAACATTCATTACTCAAAAATGATGTATCAAATCATAGAGCAACACCACTCTCAAAGGCCATTCTTTCAGCCCATCCACCACCAGGTTCACCTTGGACAATAGAATTTCTTAACAGAATCAGGGAGAAGAGCAGATTACATCACCAGAATCTTCCTTCTGATACATCTGCTTCACCTTTTGAGATATCAAGAAATGTAGCAAAAGTTCCTAAGAGAAGAAGTCCGTCAATGCTTGAATTTTTCAAATACCAAGGAAGTAGCACTCCTCGGAAAATACTAGAAAAAAGGAAGCAGAAAAGATACCTACAATCATCCAACTCATCTAAGAATGAAAAAGCGTCATCCTCCCTTTCGCAAACACGGACACCCATTGATAAGAGAGCAAGACAG ACTCTATCTTTTGCAATGAATGAAAGTGGAAGTCAAACTAAGCTGGTTTGGAGCGATGGAGGTGCTCATGGTTTGAGCAAAAAGCTCCGCAATCAATAG
- the LOC18605559 gene encoding uncharacterized protein LOC18605559 isoform X2, translating into MVCNERNEAQRQTTFGSEIVEKDNVTSADDKDVQRFDVILFETPELDTFLDNARFSEKEIETFSGIPEIDNNQDETEPIVQYSNKIQESVYSVEYVTSKYNMEKNDYMLEEDSSFEDLLLLQHNTFPFLEVDEVSLGIISHSLDDVLPSVFESIDTQLWTQENNVLIASKELLGSIGYDIFKFLSDHCLLKQFPEPELAFPEMFLDMNLICVVETPQVDENFEFYMAKHDADCFLPMSLVIFEEFQIFDVDSSQNFEVFLNREMTREPEACDYMFREDMNLKSFNELVVSHELVLVDETFKSLPIPVLSDYRRMRSTCTVVEELLSELKLLPLSASDGIYLDWYILEEDKCNSKVYSLFQNMVEEIDSYNIDFDQETFEDGKLVSEFIFSDDALSESATEQYEEALNVSYDSTAMLNGHLMAVVSGNLEDNGCPKPGNSEQLAEKDAKRASLLFESMSQFNDLDFFLNPQKGSAGESAGPTAVAFDSNAMLPNVSSGPSVQACASTGVKLKQWDIMVYNIKLSDDIVALIEKFEKSYLAILQNETELISFLPADNFELLSLPKQKLMECIKKKMVRRTTSHKDEDIMAFVTLCAIKQMAWYMCFYGIHAARLYVDKLCQSLGCLKSRLSFLHSLIEDTCGKVDTEITRSHPSLCVIQGILQSNISPSSSKVLILAEQVFWWSLKSLLMSIGLSWNELSSFCTSANASDVYKMDSQLISDCWLVSQEHVSASFPFNKFNLIVEYGGSCGSSRVSSFSTELVGLNHLHFVKIELDGSSASKALCQGVNVPQTTKKLMEGEFHSILALDDNVNYQKLEDLLNFVPIEAKYNKKSVEGVDKIEAHFMPLPVAVENKQTQQRKMDIVIIVNTQNFDKEMIVSRRSTYQKILAMEKEGAQVVERDLNLPVDVIISSAICLVWYDCRNIGGKAATLDAASSCLPLWIENIATNILTLLSFTFSGCFLVFEGEVPFLSTVMESSAGLYAAAASLGIDFQLFCSYSSELTDEIILNCIDYAAKMTRGLYPRMPDSETLAESFLTKFPSINPLTAHAILSSGGVLIEFLEWSHERRIHAVQNYCVPDESVALFSALCKYGEREDSKSIMTDCSSSVSSGPDSDKCDLNVGSEGKQGRKHINSPDKTSISMDELLHVEPLNQCTDDFLNPSGLSKPYNSWMSKGSKDFQDYKKHSSSLNYIFDQKQQFGLPAYLSLEVPKQYDSHIFEGPQILNEAKKPKLSVPLKDNIWGHRQGENMAMLNSLDGQNINKFENRHEDPLDEVIDLIDSPMSGEDFSSFDNSIPFSMVPKIENDSTRKSKIARKLSFRKGSRTVFPYVSEISTDSDILSSVKYPRDSFQGTNDNPGAGYNDKLPFSNQENLIWDVLAQGSAACKHSLLKNDVSNHRATPLSKAILSAHPPPGSPWTIEFLNRIREKSRLHHQNLPSDTSASPFEISRNVAKVPKRRSPSMLEFFKYQGSSTPRKILEKRKQKRYLQSSNSSKNEKASSSLSQTRTPIDKRARQTLSFAMNESGSQTKLVWSDGGAHGLSKKLRNQ; encoded by the exons ATGGTTTGTAATGAGAGAAATGAAGCACAGAGGCAGACAACTTTTGGATCTGAAATTGTGGAG AAGGATAATGTAACCAGTGCTGATGATAAGGATGTGCAAAGGTTTGATGTGATCCTGTTTGAAACACCAGAGCTGGATACTTTCTTG GATAATGCTCGCTTTTCTGAGAAAGAGATTGAGACATTCTCTGGAATTCCAGAGATTGATAATAATCAG GATGAGACAGAACCTATAGTGCAGTATTCTAACAAGATTCAAGAATCAGTTTATTCAGTTGAATATGTTACTTCAAAGTACAACATGGAGAaaaatgattatatgcttgaAGAGGATAGTTCTTTTGAGGATCTGTTGCTTTTACAGCATAACACCTTTCCTTTTTTGGAGGTGGATGAAGTAAGTCTGGGCATCATAAGTCATTCTCTGGATGATGTACTTCCTTCTGTTTTTGAATCTATTGATACCCAGCTCTGGACTCAAGAAAATAATGTACTCATTGCCAGCAAGGAGCTCTTGGGCTCTATTGGGTATGATATCTTCAAGTTTCTTTCTGATCACTGtttattaaaacaatttcCTGAACCTGAGCTGGCATTCCCAGAGATGTTCCTGGACATGAACCTTATATGCGTGGTGGAAACTCCTCAAGTTGATgagaattttgaattttatatggCTAAACATGATGCTGATTGTTTTTTGCCCATGAGCCTGGTCATTTTTGAGGAATTCCAGATTTTTGATGTGGACTCATCTCAAAATTTTGAGGTGTTTCTGAACCGAGAAATGACCCGTGAACCTGAAGCATGTGACTATATGTTCAGGGAAGACATGAATTTAAAGAGTTTCAATGAATTGGTTGTTAGTCATGAACTTGTGCTGGTAGATGAAACATTCAAATCTTTGCCTATACCTGTTCTCTCTGATTACAGAAGGATGAGGTCAACATGTACGGTTGTTGAGGAATTACTGTCTGAGTTGAAGTTACTGCCCCTATCTGCATCTGATGGGATCTACTTGGACTGGTATATTTTGGAAGAAGATAAATGCAACAGTAAAGTTTATTCTTTGTTTCAGAATATGGTAGAGGAGATAGACTCATACAACATTGATTTTGATCAGGAAACTTTTGAGGATGGGAAGTTAGTATCTGAATTCATTTTCTCAGATGATGCTTTAAGTGAATCGGCTACTGAACAATATGAGGAAGCACTGAATGTCAGTTATGATAGCACTGCTATGCTTAATGGTCATCTTATGGCAGTTGTGTCAGGTAATTTAGAAGACAACGGATGCCCAAAACCAGGTAACTCAGAACAATTAGCAGAAAAAGATGCCAAGAGGGCTTCATTGCTATTTGAGTCTATGTCACAATTCAATGATCttgattttttcttgaatCCCCAAAAAGGTAGTGCAGGAGAAAGTGCTGGACCTACAGCTGTGGCATTCGATTCAAATGCTATGTTACCCAATGTTTCATCTGGTCCTTCAGTTCAAGCATGTGCATCCACTGGTGTAAAATTGAAGCAGTGGGATATCATGGTTTACAATATAAAATTGTCAGATGATATCGTGGCTCTaattgaaaagtttgaaaagaGCTATCTGGCTATCCTGCAGAATGAGACAGagttaatctcatttttaccTGCAGATAATTTTGAATTGCTTAGCCTTCCAAAGCAAAAGTTAATGGAGtgtattaagaaaaaaatggtgCGAAGAACGACTTCTCATAAAGATGAAGACATTATGGCATTTGTGACATTGTGTGCAATTAAGCAAATGGCTTGGTACATGTGTTTCTATGGCATCCATGCAGCTCGCTTATATGTGGACAAGCTATGTCAAAGCCTTGGCTGCCTGAAGTCAAGACTAAGTTTCCTCCATTCCTTGATTGAGGATACATGTGGCAAGGTTGACACGGAAATAACCAGATCACACCCCTCACTCTGTGTTATACAAGGAATTTTACAGTCAAACATCAGTCCAAGTAGTTCAAAAGTGTTGATTTTGGCAGAGCAAGTCTTCTGGTGGTCCTTGAAGAGTTTGTTGATGTCAATTGGGCTATCATGGAATGAGTTATCAAGTTTCTGCACAAGTGCAAATGCATCAGATGTCTATAAGATGGATTCTCAGCTGATTTCAGATTGTTGGTTGGTGTCTCAGGA GCATGTTTCTGCATCTTTTCCATTCAACAAGTTCAACCTTATTGTGGAATATGGAGGCTCGTGTGGTTCATCTAGAGTGTCTTCCTTTTCCACTGAGTTGGTTGGCTTGAATCATCTTCACTTTGTGAAGATTGAACTGGATGGCTCTAGTGCATCTAAAGCACTCTGTCAAGGTGTTAATGTGCCCCAGACTACAAAGAAGTTGATG GAAGGAGAGTTTCATTCAATCCTGGCCCTGGATGATAATGTGAATTACCAGAAGTTGGAGGACCTACTGAACTTTGTACCGATTGAAGCCAAGTATAATAAGAAATCTGTCGAGGGTGTGGATAAAATAGAAGCTCACTTTATGCCTCTGCCAGTTGCCGTGGAAAACAAGCAAACTCAGCAGAGAAAAATGGACATAGTAATTATTGTGAACACGCAAAATTTTGACAAGGAAATGATTGTATCCAGAAGAAGTACATATCAAAAGATTCTTGCAATGGAGAAAGAAGGAGCTCAAGTGGTGGAACGTGATTTAAATCTGCCTGTGGATGTCATAATTAGTTCTGCAATTTGCTTAGTGTGGTATGATTGCAGAAACATTGGAGGAAAAGCTGCCACTTTAGATGCAGCATCTTCATGCTTACCATTGTGGATTGAGAATATTGCAACTAATATTTTGACATTGCTGAGTTTTACTTTCAGTGGCTGTTTCCTG GTTTTTGAGGGAGAAGTTCCCTTCCTTTCTACTGTAATGGAATCCTCAGCTGGACTCTATGCAGCAGCAGCAAGTTTGGGAATTGACTTCCAGCTCTTTTGTTCTTATTCATCTGAGTTAACTGATGAAATTATATTAAACTGCATTGACTACGCTGCTAAGATGACCAGGGGCTTATATCCTAGGATGCCTGATTCAGAAACTCTTGCAGAATCATTCCTCACAAAATTTCCTTCAATTAATCCTTTGACAGCTCATGCAATACTCTCTTCAGGAGGAGTGCTCATTGAGTTCCTTGAGTGGTCACATGAACGCAGGATCCATGCAGTCCAAAACTACTGTGTACCAGATGAGAGTGTTGCTCTGTTCAGTGCTTTGTGCAAGTATGGTGAGCGGGAGGACTCAAAATCCATAATGACAGACTGCTCTTCTTCGGTATCTTCTGGTCCTGACTCTGACAAGTGTGATCTTAATGTTGGTTCTGAAGgaaaacaaggaagaaaacacATAAATAGCCCTGATAAAACCAGCATAAGTATGGATGAGTTGCTGCATGTTGAGCCTTTGAACCAATGCACAGATGACTTCCTGAATCCTTCTGGACTGTCAAAGCCATATAATTCTTGGATGTCTAAAGGTTCCAAGGATTTTCAGGATTACAAAAAACACAGTTCATCTTTGAACTATATATTTGATCAAAAGCAGCAATTTGGTTTACCGGCATATTTGAGCCTTGAAGTGCCGAAGCAATATGATTCTCACATCTTTGAAGGTCCTCAGATATTAAATGAAGCAAAAAAGCCCAAACTGAGTGTACCTTTGAAAGATAATATTTGGGGTCACAGGCAGGGAGAAAATATGGCTATGCTGAACAGTTTGGACGGGCAGAACATCAATAAGTTTGAAAATCGGCATGAGGACCCTCTAGATGAAGTTATTGACCTCATTGACAGTCCAATGTCAGGTGAGGATTTCTCTTCCTTTGATAATTCTATTCCCTTCTCTATGGTGCCGAAGATTGAAAATGACTCTACAAGAAAGTCTAAAATTGCTAGAAAATTGTCTTTCAGAAAAGGCAGTCGCACTGTTTTCCCATATGTTTCTGAGATCAGCACTGATTCAGATATATTGAGTTCTGTAAAATATCCTAGAGATAGTTTCCAAGGAACTAATGATAATCCAGGTGCAGGTTATAATGATAAGCTGCCTTTCAGTAACCAAGAAAACCTCATTTGGGATGTTTTAGCTCAGGGCTCTGCAGCTTGCAAACATTCATTACTCAAAAATGATGTATCAAATCATAGAGCAACACCACTCTCAAAGGCCATTCTTTCAGCCCATCCACCACCAGGTTCACCTTGGACAATAGAATTTCTTAACAGAATCAGGGAGAAGAGCAGATTACATCACCAGAATCTTCCTTCTGATACATCTGCTTCACCTTTTGAGATATCAAGAAATGTAGCAAAAGTTCCTAAGAGAAGAAGTCCGTCAATGCTTGAATTTTTCAAATACCAAGGAAGTAGCACTCCTCGGAAAATACTAGAAAAAAGGAAGCAGAAAAGATACCTACAATCATCCAACTCATCTAAGAATGAAAAAGCGTCATCCTCCCTTTCGCAAACACGGACACCCATTGATAAGAGAGCAAGACAG ACTCTATCTTTTGCAATGAATGAAAGTGGAAGTCAAACTAAGCTGGTTTGGAGCGATGGAGGTGCTCATGGTTTGAGCAAAAAGCTCCGCAATCAATAG